One genomic window of Methanosarcina acetivorans C2A includes the following:
- a CDS encoding ArsR/SmtB family transcription factor produces the protein MGKCTYAHLIMLGSKVKFFKALGDETRLTILSYLLEHSYCACDFSSLTKKDQTTVSKHLKVLVEAGILKYERQGRNIIYSIKNEEIRDLLVSLGIRDIKPCCDGRQTSGVCCEEIENKLQDKKGESEK, from the coding sequence ATGGGTAAATGTACATATGCGCATCTAATCATGCTTGGTAGTAAAGTAAAGTTCTTTAAAGCTCTCGGAGATGAGACCCGGCTTACTATCCTTTCTTACCTGCTGGAGCATAGTTACTGTGCCTGTGATTTTTCTTCCCTTACAAAAAAAGACCAGACAACGGTTTCAAAGCACTTGAAGGTTCTTGTTGAAGCCGGAATTTTGAAGTATGAACGGCAGGGCAGAAACATCATCTACAGCATCAAAAACGAGGAGATCAGGGATTTGCTAGTATCTCTCGGAATCCGGGATATAAAACCCTGTTGTGACGGGCGACAAACTTCCGGGGTTTGTTGTGAGGAAATTGAAAATAAACTTCAAGATAAAAAAGGAGAATCTGAAAAATAA
- a CDS encoding sulfide/dihydroorotate dehydrogenase-like FAD/NAD-binding protein has product MAYRILEKEEIAPSVHRMIIEARDVAKAAKAGQFIILRIDERGERVPLTIADFEKEKGTVTVIYQEMGKTTKQLAKLSAGDYLEDFVGPLGTPADIRKLGTVILVGGGVGVAPIYPQAKAYTSAGNRVISIIGARNKDLLILEDEMEKASSELYIATDDGSKGHHGFVTDIMKKILDSGEKVARVVIIGPPIMMKVGAGVASPYDVEILVSLNSIMVDGTGMCGGCRVTVGGETKFTCVDGPEFDARKVDFVQLMNRLAMYRGEETEAVEKYEAECRCGLH; this is encoded by the coding sequence ATGGCATATAGAATACTGGAAAAGGAAGAAATTGCCCCATCGGTGCATAGAATGATAATAGAGGCCCGGGATGTGGCAAAGGCTGCAAAAGCCGGACAGTTCATAATCCTCAGGATTGATGAAAGGGGGGAAAGAGTTCCTCTTACAATTGCGGATTTTGAAAAAGAGAAGGGTACGGTTACTGTAATATATCAAGAAATGGGCAAAACCACAAAACAGCTTGCAAAGCTTTCTGCAGGCGATTACCTTGAAGATTTTGTAGGGCCCCTCGGAACCCCTGCCGACATCAGAAAGCTCGGCACGGTAATTCTTGTAGGAGGAGGAGTGGGAGTTGCCCCGATCTACCCCCAGGCAAAGGCTTACACAAGTGCAGGCAACAGGGTAATTTCAATAATCGGTGCTCGAAACAAAGACCTTCTGATCCTTGAAGATGAGATGGAAAAAGCCAGTTCCGAACTGTACATAGCAACCGATGACGGGTCAAAAGGACACCATGGGTTCGTAACCGATATCATGAAAAAGATCCTGGACAGCGGCGAAAAGGTTGCAAGGGTCGTAATTATCGGACCTCCTATCATGATGAAAGTAGGGGCAGGGGTCGCTTCCCCCTATGATGTGGAAATTCTTGTCAGCCTGAACTCCATAATGGTAGACGGAACCGGGATGTGCGGAGGCTGCAGAGTTACGGTCGGCGGAGAAACGAAATTTACATGCGTTGACGGCCCTGAATTTGATGCTCGGAAGGTTGATTTTGTCCAGCTTATGAACAGGCTTGCAATGTACCGCGGCGAAGAGACAGAAGCCGTGGAAAAGTACGAAGCGGAATGCAGGTGCGGACTGCACTGA